One genomic window of Streptomyces sp. WP-1 includes the following:
- a CDS encoding aminotransferase class I/II-fold pyridoxal phosphate-dependent enzyme: MLGEYRIEGRGAAEIAADVERAVGTGELRPGQPLPPMRELATRLGVNPNTVAAAYRTLRERGVIETAGRRGSRVRAKPVTTGRDQLRVEVPPGARDLSTGNPDPDLLPRLAPALAAAAEAGDRRAVLYGGDPVDPGLARVARAELDADGVPEGPLAVTSGSLDAIERVLAARLRPGDTVAVEDPGWGSALDLMPALGLRTVPVGVDDDGPSPEDLARALAEGARAVLVTARAQNPTGAAVTAARARALRAVLRAHPDTLVIEDDHGHGIVDLPPHPLAGTTRHWAFARSAAKTYGPDLRLAVLAGDPVTVDRVRGRQRLGPGWVSLLLQRAVAQLWSEGAVDRTAVAESYRSRRQPLIDALAARGIEARGRTGMNLWIPVPDETTAVARLLQSGWVVAPGARFRLASPPAVRITVSPLTPADIEPLAGAIEAAVRPSPSRVFG; encoded by the coding sequence GTGCTAGGAGAGTATCGGATCGAGGGCCGCGGCGCAGCTGAGATCGCGGCCGATGTCGAACGCGCGGTGGGTACCGGGGAGCTGCGTCCCGGCCAACCCCTGCCGCCCATGCGGGAGTTGGCCACGCGGCTGGGGGTGAATCCGAATACCGTCGCGGCCGCGTATCGCACCCTGCGCGAGCGCGGGGTGATCGAGACGGCCGGGCGGCGCGGCAGCCGGGTGCGGGCCAAGCCGGTGACCACCGGACGCGATCAGCTGCGGGTGGAGGTGCCGCCGGGCGCCCGCGACCTTTCCACCGGCAACCCGGACCCGGACCTGCTGCCCCGGCTCGCCCCGGCGCTCGCGGCCGCGGCCGAGGCGGGGGACCGGCGGGCCGTCCTCTACGGCGGCGACCCCGTCGACCCGGGCCTGGCCCGCGTCGCCCGCGCCGAACTCGACGCCGACGGCGTCCCCGAGGGGCCCCTCGCCGTCACCTCGGGCTCCCTCGACGCCATCGAGCGCGTCCTCGCCGCCCGCCTCAGGCCCGGTGACACGGTCGCCGTCGAGGATCCCGGCTGGGGCAGCGCCCTCGACCTGATGCCGGCGCTGGGGCTGCGCACGGTCCCGGTGGGCGTGGACGACGACGGGCCGTCGCCCGAGGACCTGGCCCGGGCCCTGGCCGAAGGGGCCCGCGCGGTGCTCGTCACCGCCCGCGCCCAGAACCCGACCGGCGCGGCCGTGACCGCCGCCCGCGCGCGTGCCCTGCGCGCGGTGCTGCGCGCGCATCCGGACACCCTGGTGATCGAGGACGACCACGGCCACGGCATCGTGGACCTGCCCCCGCACCCCCTCGCGGGCACCACCCGGCACTGGGCCTTCGCGCGTTCCGCGGCCAAGACCTACGGCCCCGATCTGCGCCTCGCCGTCCTCGCGGGCGACCCGGTGACCGTCGACCGGGTCCGCGGCCGGCAGCGCCTCGGCCCCGGCTGGGTGAGCCTGCTGCTCCAGCGGGCGGTTGCCCAGCTGTGGAGCGAGGGAGCGGTGGACCGTACGGCGGTGGCGGAGTCGTACCGCTCCCGGCGGCAGCCCTTGATCGACGCCCTGGCCGCGCGGGGCATCGAGGCCCGCGGCCGTACCGGCATGAACCTCTGGATCCCGGTCCCGGACGAGACCACCGCCGTCGCCCGCCTGCTCCAGTCCGGCTGGGTCGTCGCCCCGGGCGCCCGCTTCCGCCTGGCCAGCCCCCCGGCCGTCCGGATCACGGTGTCCCCGCTGACCCCGGCGGACATCGAACCGCTGGCGGGGGCGATCGAGGCGGCCGTACGACCGTCACCGTCACGTGTCTTCGGCTGA